One genomic segment of Nothobranchius furzeri strain GRZ-AD chromosome 10, NfurGRZ-RIMD1, whole genome shotgun sequence includes these proteins:
- the LOC107373234 gene encoding olfactory receptor 8G17-like, whose product MDFFNSAFGKNITFIHPAYFIISGFTGIPNIKYYYVFLFLVYIASVLGNAVVMVVIYLDHNLRTPKYIAVFNLAFVDLLSNTVLVPKVIDIFLFNHFIIPYIDCLVFCFFSYTCLSMQALNLVALSCDRVVAIMFPLHYHTKITNRSMFSLMGYFWLFVVVAVLTSVALLTRLTFCNSVVINSYFCDYGQIFEMACNDYFPNVVISYLLRFLILWVPLLVILSSYFCIGYALAKVASFQERAKALKTCTSHISLVAMYFFPVIITFTRGPQIHPNARIINLSLTSIFPPMLNPIIYVLQTQEIKNSLKKMLEIRKLSRIIVK is encoded by the coding sequence ATGGACTTTTTTAACTCTGCTTTTGGCAAAAATATCACCTTTATCCATCCTGCATATTTCATAATCAGTGGATTTACTGGCATTCCTAATATAAAGTACTACTATGTTTTTCTCTTTTTGGTCTATATCGCTTCAGTCCTTGGAAATGCAGTAGTGATGGTTGTAATTTACCTGGATCACAACCTCAGAACTCCTAAATATATAGCAGTTTTTAACCTTGCATTTGTTGATCTGTTAAGTAACACTGTTTTGGTGCCGAAGGTGATTGACATCTTCTTGTTTAACCACTTCATCATCCCCTACATTGACTGCTTGGTTTTCTGTTTTTTCAGCTACACCTGCCTTTCAATGCAGGCTCTAAACCTGGTTGCTCTGTCCTGCGACCGGGTGGTGGCTATCATGTTTCCTCTGCACTATCATACAAAGATTACCAACAGATCTATGTTTAGTCTGATGGGTTATTTCTGGCTGTTTGTTGTAGTTGCTGTTTTAACTTCAGTTGCTCTTCTCACAAGGCTTACCTTCTGTAATTCTGTGGTAATCAACAGCTATTTCTGTGATTATGGTCAGATATTTGAAATGGCGTGTAATGACTATTTTCCCAATGTTGTCATTAGTTACTTGTTGAGATTTCTTATTCTATGGGTTCCTTTATTAGTCATCTTATCTAGTTATTTTTGTATTGGCTATGCTTTGGCTAAAGTTGCATCATTTCAAGAAAGAGCAAAGGCACTGAAAACCTGCACATCTCACATTTCATTAGTGGCGATGTATTTCTTCCCTGTAATAATCACATTTACTAGGGGTCCGCAAATACACCCAAATGCTAGAATAATAAACCTGTCTCTGACCTCCATCTTTCCTCCCATGTTGAATCCAATTATTTATGTTTTACAAACTCAAGAAATCAAAAATTCATTGAAGAAAATGTTAGAAATCAGAAAGCTATCTAGAAtcatagtaaaataa
- the LOC107373235 gene encoding olfactory receptor 1E16-like, protein MDLFNSALGRNITFIRPAYFIISGFIGIPYMKYYYVFLCFVYIASVLGNTVVMVLIYLDHNLRTPKYVAVFNLAFVDLLGNTVQVPKVLDIFLFNHFNISYNDCLTFLFFCYTCLSMQALNLVALSYDRVVAIMFPLHYQTKVTHRFMFSLIAFFWLFAIIALLVAVGLLTRLSFCDSVVINSYFCDHGQIYRLACNNNFPNSVIGFLLPFLILWLPLFVILSSYICIGYALVKVVTVNERMKAFKTCTAHLSLVAIYFIPILITFTMSARIHPNARIINLSLTSVFPPMLNPIIYVLQTHEIKSSLKKIFKFIRRSRILVKGDRT, encoded by the coding sequence ATGGACCTGTTCAACTCCGCTCTTGGCAGAAATATCACCTTCATCCGACCTGCATATTTTATAATAAGTGGATTTATTGGCATTCCTTATATGAAGTACTACTATGTTTTTCTCTGTTTTGTCTATATTGCTTCAGTCCTTGGAAACACAGTAGTAATGGTTCTGATCTACTTGGATCATAACCTCAGAACTCCTAAATATGTAGCAGTTTTTAACCTTGCATTTGTGGACCTGTTGGGTAACACAGTTCAGGTGCCGAAGGTGCTCGACATCTTTTTGTTTAATCACTTTAACATCTCCTATAATGACTGCTTGACATTCCTGTTTTTCTGCTATACTTGCCTTTCAATGCAGGCTCTTAACCTAGTTGCTCTCTCCTACGACCGGGTGGTGGCTATCATGTTTCCTCTGCACTATCAGACAAAGGTTACCCACAGATTTATGTTTAGTTTGATCGCCTTTTTCTGGCTGTTTGCTATAATAGCTCTTCTGGTTGCTGTTGGTCTTCTCACCAGACTCTCCTTCTGTGATTCAGTTGTAATTAACAGCTATTTCTGTGATCATGGTCAAATATACAGACTTGCGTGCAACAACAATTTTCCCAATTCTGTCATCGGTTTCTTGTTGCCATTTCTCATTCTTTGGCTTCCTCTGTTTGTCATCTTGTCCAGTTACATTTGTATTGGCTATGCTTTAGTTAAAGTAGTGACAGTTAATGAACGAATGAAGGCCTTCAAAACCTGCACAGCTCATCTTTCATTAGTGGCGATCTATTTTATCCCTATATTAATCACATTTACCATGAGTGCAAGAATACATCCTAATGCCAGGATAATCAACTTGTCTCTGACTTCAGTGTTTCCACCCATGTTAAACCCAATTATTTATGTTTTGCAAACACACGAAATCAAAAGTTCATTGAAGAAAATTTTTAAATTCATCAGGCGATCCAGAATTTTAGTTAAAGGAGATCGGACATAG